The following are encoded in a window of Vespula pensylvanica isolate Volc-1 chromosome 2, ASM1446617v1, whole genome shotgun sequence genomic DNA:
- the LOC122637473 gene encoding bifunctional transcriptional activator/DNA repair enzyme Ada → MITFQTISSETYKKNHDKFQIYYDFYDAPFGRCIIALTDTDKAILHFAFVVKDDIDALKDLENEWPMSKILKDSIQMISNIMKNIFNMSDEKEEESILILLKGTDFQIKVWKALMSIPKGKTTTYEQVAQIINKPKAVRAVATAIGKNRIAYLVPCHRVMGKDGSSKYSCGVKYKESILSYESNTC, encoded by the coding sequence ATGATTACCTTTCAAACTATATCTTCGGagacatataaaaaaaatcatgataaGTTCCAAATCTATTATGATTTTTACGATGCACCTTTCGGAAGATGTATTATAGCTTTAACAGATACCGACAAAGCTATATTGCATTTTGCATTTGTTGTTAAGGATGATATTGATGCACTGAAAGATTTAGAAAATGAATGGCCTATGTCAAAAATACTAAAAGATTCTATTCAAATGATAagtaatattatgaaaaatatttttaatatgagcgatgaaaaagaagaggaatcaATATTGATACTTCTAAAGGGAAcagattttcaaataaaagtatGGAAAGCTCTAATGTCTATACCAAAAGGTAAAACAACAACTTACGAACAGGTCGCTCAGATAATAAACAAACCGAAAGCCGTAAGAGCAGTTGCAACTGCTATAGGAAAGAATCGAATAGCATATTTAGTACCATGTCATCGTGTTATGGGAAAAGATGGTAGTAGTAAATATAGTTGTGGAGTCAAATACAAAGAAAGTATTTTATCCTATGAAAGTAACAcatgttaa
- the LOC122637469 gene encoding uncharacterized protein LOC122637469 gives MIIGFVLTFLIFASGIYCQNNSLISSEVLQDYDPQFMVGCYFPAEYQGEFVTQVSGKDSSIGTTNEPIQYSAINITYNAIPVWGYCRRRVGENVLLMDRYGDGDCIRCFRLKRRSRNVIEVFSEDLNRCYTYEAAAIASCETLNSTSILYRTKEVGGASIRNEYCPIVGGYHFKYSVNDGSSVSTECNSFLSDLHNCPDGSVLHLKFNRCTFESREFSFNCLGSWPGGPYGSTYIALMDNDAVKENRPQYRCGLFHVDNKKGRTYMAFSSDSSCTQNLDNSTSGYETFVLSKTANQKAIPNYVKTHVATFPKWAQGLWEESLIVNGTMTFTDLNGYNSYTFVTVESNDETGRYVVYSKDHCENEAYVCLMMRQRSENVLEFTIGMVMSPVYQSYLCDDSNFDKPVWMTQARIERIVESPCPITGQYTGRITDLSGMCAELSSNCNTREIMYYKVYDCESEELYEERTYLCLGQWEEKGVMYTYTMRNDTGTKECFVGLIVNDEEIYIKEAGDHCIRDIDPKEQGMRLYKKGQCYGNSPSPAPTPMKPIPRNPILSTTPRSRFPGGTTRRPGGSITSSTSSKNFQSYDFVFVMILAVFLRIFNCT, from the exons ACAATAGCTTGATCTCAAGCGAAGTCCTTCAGGATTACGATCCGCAATTCATGGTTGGCTGTTACTTTCCTGCGGAATACCAGGGTGAATTCGTGACGCAGGTGAGCGGTAAGGACAGCAGCATTGGCACAACGAACGAGCCCATTCAATACTCAGCCATTAACATCACTTACAATGCTATCCCGGTCTGGGGTTATTGCCGTAGAAGAGTCGGtgaaaatgttcttttaatGGACAG GTACGGAGACGGCGATTGTATTCGTTGCTTTCGGCTAAAGCGAAGATCTCGCAACGTTATCGAGGTATTCTCGGAAGATCTTAACAGGTGTTACACTTACGAAGCAGCCGCCATAGCATCGTGCGAAACTCTGAACTCAACGTCCATTCTTTACC gTACGAAGGAAGTTGGTGGTGCATCGATTAGAAACGAATACTGCCCTATCGTAGGTGGATATCATTTCAAGTACAGCGTTAACGATGGATCATCGGTGTCAACCGAATGCAATTCCTTCTTATCGGATCTTCATAACTGTCCTGATGGATCGGTTTTGCATTTAAAGTTCAATCGCTGCACCTTCGAATCACGTG aATTCAGTTTCAACTGTCTGGGTAGCTGGCCTGGTGGCCCTTATGGCTCAACGTATATAGCCTTGATGGACAATGATGCGGTTAAAGAAAATCGTCCTCAGTATCGTTGTGga TTGTTCCACGTtgataacaaaaaaggaagaacgtaTATGGCCTTCAGTAGCGATTCTAGCTGCACACAAAATTTAGACAATTCTACGAGCGGATACGAAACATTTGTTCTAAGCAAAACTGCTAATCAAAAGGCGATACCAAATTATGTGAAAACCCATGTAGCAAC GTTTCCAAAGTGGGCACAGGGTTTATGGGAAGAATCCCTCATAGTAAATGGTACTATGACTTTCACCGATCTCAACGGATATAACAGTTACACTTTCGTTACGGTAGAATCAAACGATGAAACTGGACGTTACGTAGTCTATTCAAAGGATCATTG cGAGAACGAAGCTTACGTATGCTTGATGATGAGACAACGTAGTGAAAACGTATTAGAATTCACGATAG gAATGGTAATGAGTCCAGTTTATCAGAGTTATTTGTGCGATGATTCGAACTTTGACAAACCGGTGTGGATGACTCAAGCAc gTATTGAGCGAATAGTAGAATCACCTTGTCCAATAACAGGACAATATACGGGAAGGATAACCGACTTATCGGGCATGTGTGCAGAGTTGAGTAGCAATTGCAACACTCGAGagataatgtattataaagtTTATGACTGTGAGTCCGAGGAACTCTATGaag AACGAACGTATCTGTGCTTAGGACAGTGGGAAGAGAAAGGTGTAATGTACACCTACACGATGAGAAACGATACTGGTACAAAGGAATGTTTTGTTGGCTTGATCGTTAAtgacgaagaaatatatattaaggaAGCAGGTGATCATTGCATTAGAGATATAGATCCTAAGGAGCAAGGAATGAGATTGTATAAAAAAG ggCAATGTTATGGAAATTCTCCTAGTCCTGCACCAACGCCAATGAAACCAATTCCACGCAATCCTATATTAAGTACAACTCCACGATCTAGATTTCCgg gTGGAACTACGAGAAGACCAGGAGGAAGCATTACGTCTTCCACATCATCGAAAAATTTCCAAAGttatgattttgtttttgtgaTGATACTTGCCGTTTTTCTTAGAATATTTAATTGCACATAG
- the LOC122637471 gene encoding myb-like protein X produces the protein MQEFCPLCDKRGFRRRIKALQINFHEAVWACEGEECEWPFGHAEFIFVQRKVGNNWSCYWDDFNLKPVNNYVPVSTELALYTPPETPSTDSVLREFLSDTQCSDDSVTTNTINNSISPNEVQSKKIACFTDNNTYCLKNNESENMDNRLENVNMHVEDYQQDQTNDLSFCKDDKNSFYYENSKNIIGIENISKKVLLRIENPNLNKNVINSEYSCSNNKMKSDLDNCISKQKLIENNKDTSDISNTNKSHNNIESPSSILDPKLLINKFTEESTTPSNLKVTTVEINGLPVTVSYETPISLPTPITASNISTNFIQTECGTNSLSIDASSSTTTFNTIHKSTNKQLKTASVGKQYKKFDFHAIKKELQPTVDSNVQNSDNKCLSNSSEDTSNIKSNINSFYSNNDQNQKQNSLEIIKPCSSMNVDDNTETKVVTNEFLSLENIEEESEINVENLLNDLLKSDNTSIEVNQNYEISNSDEDWIHSLLY, from the exons atgcagGAATTTTGTCCATTATGCGATAAGAGAGGATtcagaagaagaataaaagctttacaaattaattttcatgagGCTGTATGGGCATgtgaaggagaagaa tgTGAATGGCCATTTGGTCATGCAGAATTTATATTCGTCCAAAGAAAGGTTGGAAATAACTGGTCATGCTATTGGgatgattttaatttgaaacCAGTAAATAATTATGTGCCAGTATCTACAGAATTAGCATTATATACACCACCAGAAACTCCTTCTACTGATTCAGTtttaagagaatttttatcagATACACAGTGCTCTGACGATAGTGTTACTACAAATACTATAAACAATAGCATCTCTCCTAATGAGGTACAGTCCAAAAAAATCGCTTGTTTTACAGATAATAATACGTACtgcttaaaaaataatgaatcagAAAATATGGACAATAGACTTGAAAATGTTAACATGCACGTAGAAGACTACCAGCAAGATCAAACTAATGACCTCTCTTTTTgtaaagatgataaaaatagtTTCTATTATGAGAATAGTAAGAATATAATAGgcatagaaaatatatctaagaAAGTACTTTTAAGAATAGAAAATcctaatttaaataaaaatgttataaattcaGAATATAGTTGCAGcaacaataaaatgaaaagtgaCTTAGATAATTGTATAAGTAAACAAaagttaatagaaaataacaaagacaCATCGGATATTAGCAATACTAACAAAAGTCACAATAATATAGAATCTCCTAGTTCTATATTAGATCCAAAAttgctaataaataaatttactgaAGAAAGTACTACACCTTCTAATTTGAAGGTAACAACAGTAGAAATAAATGGTTTACCTGTAACTGTCTCCTATGAAACACCTATATCTCTACCTACACCTATCACAGCATCTAATATCAgtacaaattttattcaaacagAATGTGGTACCAACTCTTTGTCAATTGACGCATCTTCTTCTACAACTACATTTAATACAATTCATAAATCAActaataaacaattaaaaactGCATCTGTAggtaaacaatataaaaaatttgattttcatgctataaaaaaagaattacagcCTACTGTTGACAGTAATGTTCAAAATTcagataataaatgtttatcaaATTCAAGTGAAGATACTTCtaatattaaatctaatataaatagTTTCTATTCTAATAATGATCaaaatcaaaaacaaaattcgcttgaaattattaaacctTGTTCTTCTATGAATGTTGATGACAATACAGAAACAAAAGTTGTgacaaatgaatttttatcgttggAAAACATTGAGGAGGAATCCGAGATAAATGtagagaatttattaaatgatttattgaaAAGTGATAACACGTCTATAGAAgtaaatcaaaattatgaaatatcaaaTAGTGATGAAGATTGGATACAttctttgttatattaa